A genome region from Dickeya dadantii NCPPB 898 includes the following:
- the zapB gene encoding cell division protein ZapB, with protein MSFEVFEKLEAKVQQAIDTITLLQMEIEELKEKNNTLSQEVESMAGNRDALMRENEQLKQEQLVWQERLRALLGKMEDVQ; from the coding sequence ATGTCATTTGAAGTGTTTGAGAAGCTGGAAGCGAAAGTTCAGCAGGCGATTGACACGATCACGCTGTTGCAGATGGAAATCGAAGAGCTGAAAGAGAAGAACAATACGTTGTCGCAGGAAGTGGAGAGTATGGCGGGCAACCGTGATGCGCTGATGCGCGAGAACGAGCAGCTAAAGCAGGAACAGCTGGTATGGCAAGAGCGCCTGCGTGCGCTGCTGGGTAAAATGGAAGACGTTCAGTAA
- the fpr gene encoding ferredoxin--NADP(+) reductase: MAEWVTGKVIQVEHWTENLFSLRLEAPVAPFTAGQFAKLALELGGERVQRAYSYVNAPSDTLLEFYLVNVPDGKLSPHLHRCQPGDEVLVTQEAAGFFVLDEIPDCDTLWMLATGTAIGPYLSILQEGRGLERFKHIVLVHAARFARDLSFLPLMQQLEQRYDGKLRIQTVVSREEQPGSLTGRVPALIESGALEAAVGLPMDAATSHVMLCGNPQMVRDTQQLLKDTRQMSKHLRRRPGHMTSEHYW; this comes from the coding sequence ATGGCAGAGTGGGTGACCGGCAAGGTTATTCAGGTTGAACACTGGACGGAAAACTTATTCAGTCTGCGGCTGGAAGCGCCGGTGGCGCCGTTTACCGCCGGGCAGTTCGCCAAGCTGGCGCTGGAACTGGGCGGCGAGCGGGTACAGCGTGCCTATTCATACGTCAACGCCCCCAGCGACACGCTGCTGGAGTTTTATCTGGTCAACGTACCGGACGGCAAGCTCAGCCCGCATCTGCACCGTTGCCAGCCGGGCGATGAGGTCTTGGTGACGCAGGAGGCCGCCGGCTTCTTCGTGCTCGACGAAATCCCGGATTGCGACACCCTGTGGATGCTGGCGACCGGCACCGCCATCGGCCCGTATCTGTCGATTCTGCAGGAAGGACGCGGTCTGGAACGCTTTAAACATATCGTGCTGGTGCACGCCGCCCGCTTCGCCCGTGACCTGAGTTTTCTGCCGCTGATGCAACAGTTGGAACAACGCTATGACGGCAAGCTGCGCATCCAGACCGTGGTCAGCCGCGAGGAGCAGCCCGGTTCGCTCACCGGCCGTGTGCCGGCGTTGATTGAAAGCGGTGCGCTGGAAGCGGCGGTCGGCCTGCCGATGGACGCGGCGACCAGCCACGTGATGCTGTGCGGCAACCCGCAGATGGTGCGGGACACCCAGCAGTTGCTCAAAGACACGCGGCAGATGAGCAAACACCTGCGCCGTCGTCCCGGCCATATGACCAGCGAGCACTACTGGTAA
- a CDS encoding 1,4-dihydroxy-2-naphthoate polyprenyltransferase, which yields MTQLTHSSKTQAWLDSLRPKTLPLAFASIVTGTVIACWHSNFKPGVALLTLITAGLLQILSNLANDYGDAVKGSDKEDRIGPLRGIQTGAISLPELRKALLITVTLTAISGSALVALACEKPVDIVVFLALGLLAILAAITYTVGNKPYGYIGLGDISVLIFFGWLSVAGSYYLQTGHFDSSVILPATACGLLAVAVLNINNLRDIDSDRENGKNTLAVRLGAHKARRYHMVLLMTAPVCLALFAMLYLHTLAGWLFILALPLLVKQGRYVMRETTAFSMRPMLEKTVKGALLTNLLFAVGVLLS from the coding sequence ATGACCCAATTGACACATAGCAGCAAAACCCAAGCCTGGCTGGACAGCCTGCGTCCCAAGACGCTGCCGCTGGCTTTTGCCTCCATCGTTACCGGCACCGTCATCGCCTGCTGGCACAGCAACTTCAAGCCCGGCGTGGCGCTGCTGACGCTGATTACCGCCGGCCTGTTGCAAATCCTCTCCAATCTGGCTAATGACTATGGCGATGCCGTGAAAGGCAGCGACAAGGAAGACCGCATCGGCCCGCTACGCGGCATCCAGACCGGTGCCATCAGCCTGCCGGAGCTGCGTAAGGCGCTGCTCATTACCGTGACGCTGACGGCAATCTCCGGCAGCGCGTTGGTAGCGCTGGCCTGCGAAAAGCCGGTGGATATCGTGGTGTTTCTGGCGCTCGGCCTGTTGGCGATTCTGGCCGCCATTACCTATACCGTCGGCAATAAACCGTATGGCTATATCGGGCTTGGCGACATCTCGGTGCTGATCTTTTTCGGCTGGCTAAGCGTGGCCGGCTCGTACTACCTGCAAACCGGTCACTTCGACAGCAGCGTGATTCTGCCCGCGACCGCCTGCGGCCTGCTGGCCGTCGCGGTGCTCAACATCAACAACCTGCGCGATATCGACAGCGACCGGGAAAACGGCAAGAACACGCTGGCGGTGCGGCTCGGCGCTCACAAAGCCCGGCGCTACCACATGGTGTTGCTGATGACGGCGCCGGTCTGTCTGGCGCTGTTCGCCATGCTTTATCTGCATACGCTGGCCGGCTGGTTGTTTATTCTGGCGCTGCCGCTATTGGTGAAACAAGGGCGCTACGTGATGCGGGAAACCACCGCGTTCAGTATGCGTCCGATGCTGGAAAAAACCGTGAAGGGCGCGTTGCTCACCAATCTGCTGTTCGCGGTGGGCGTGCTGCTGAGCTAG
- the glpK gene encoding glycerol kinase GlpK, translating to MNQEKKYIVALDQGTTSSRAVVLDHDANIVSVSQREFTQIYPKAGWVEHDPMEIWASQSSTLVEALAKAGISSDEVAGIGITNQRETAVVWEKDTGKPIYNAIVWQCRRSADICEKLKKDGLEEYIRANTGLVVDPYFSGTKVKWILDHVEGSRERARRGELLFGTIDTWLIWKMTQGRVHVTDYTNASRTMLFNIHKLDWDERMLEVLDIPRAMLPQVRPSSEIYGQTNIGGKGGTRIPIAGIAGDQQAALYGQLCVHPGMAKNTYGTGCFLLMNTGTEAVRSRHGLLTTIACGPRGEVNYALEGAVFIGGASIQWLRDELKLIGDAMDSEYFATKVKDSNGVYVVPAFTGLGAPYWDPYARGAIFGLTRGVNANHIIRATLESIAYQTRDVLDAMQADADTRLQSLRVDGGAVANNFLMQFQSDILGTRVERPQVRESTALGAAFLAGLATGFWNDLDEVKSKTAIEREFRPSIETVERNFRYRGWQKAVERARAWEEHDE from the coding sequence ATGAACCAGGAAAAAAAATACATCGTCGCGCTCGACCAGGGAACCACCAGCTCACGGGCTGTCGTGCTGGACCATGACGCCAACATCGTCAGCGTATCCCAGCGGGAATTTACCCAGATCTACCCCAAAGCGGGCTGGGTAGAACACGACCCAATGGAAATCTGGGCCTCGCAAAGCTCTACGCTGGTGGAAGCGCTGGCGAAAGCCGGCATCAGCAGCGACGAAGTCGCAGGCATCGGCATCACCAACCAGCGTGAAACCGCCGTAGTATGGGAAAAAGACACCGGCAAACCCATCTACAACGCGATTGTGTGGCAATGCCGCCGCTCCGCCGACATCTGCGAAAAGCTGAAAAAAGACGGGCTGGAAGAGTACATCCGCGCTAACACCGGTCTGGTGGTCGACCCGTATTTCTCCGGTACCAAGGTCAAATGGATCCTCGACCATGTCGAAGGGTCGCGTGAACGCGCCCGCCGCGGCGAGCTGCTGTTCGGCACGATCGACACCTGGCTTATCTGGAAAATGACTCAGGGCCGCGTCCACGTCACTGATTACACCAACGCCTCCCGCACCATGCTGTTCAACATCCATAAGCTCGACTGGGACGAACGCATGCTGGAAGTGCTGGATATCCCGCGCGCCATGCTGCCGCAGGTGCGCCCGTCTTCCGAGATTTACGGCCAGACCAACATCGGCGGCAAAGGCGGCACCCGCATTCCCATCGCCGGTATCGCCGGCGACCAGCAGGCGGCGCTGTACGGCCAACTGTGCGTCCATCCCGGCATGGCGAAAAACACCTACGGCACCGGCTGTTTCCTGCTGATGAACACCGGCACCGAAGCGGTACGCTCCAGACACGGCCTGCTGACCACCATCGCCTGCGGCCCGCGCGGCGAAGTGAACTATGCGCTGGAAGGCGCGGTGTTTATCGGCGGCGCGTCGATCCAGTGGCTGCGTGACGAACTGAAACTGATTGGCGACGCGATGGACTCCGAATACTTCGCCACCAAGGTGAAAGACAGCAACGGCGTCTATGTGGTACCGGCGTTCACCGGCCTGGGCGCACCGTACTGGGACCCGTACGCCCGCGGCGCGATTTTCGGCCTGACCCGCGGCGTTAACGCCAACCACATCATCCGCGCCACGCTGGAGTCCATCGCCTACCAGACCCGCGACGTACTGGACGCGATGCAGGCCGACGCCGATACGCGTCTGCAATCGCTGCGGGTGGACGGCGGCGCGGTCGCCAACAACTTCCTGATGCAGTTCCAGTCCGACATTCTGGGTACTCGCGTCGAGCGTCCGCAGGTGCGTGAATCCACCGCGCTGGGCGCGGCATTCCTGGCTGGCCTGGCGACCGGTTTCTGGAATGATCTGGATGAAGTGAAGAGCAAGACCGCCATCGAACGGGAGTTCCGTCCCAGCATCGAAACCGTGGAGCGCAACTTCCGTTACCGTGGCTGGCAAAAAGCGGTGGAACGCGCCCGCGCGTGGGAAGAACACGACGAGTAA
- a CDS encoding DUF805 domain-containing protein, which yields MTIQQWCFSFRGRVGRRDFWLGMAIVLALMVGLFMLAGTGWLETQNAAFVLVVLMWPLAAILVKRLHDRNKSGWWALLLVVAWMLGNGNWAMLPPLGQWGLGRFLPTLIAVMMLLDCGAFVGTSGANRFGPAAEPLRLRAS from the coding sequence ATGACGATACAACAATGGTGTTTTTCGTTTCGCGGCCGCGTTGGCCGCCGGGATTTCTGGTTAGGAATGGCGATCGTGCTGGCGCTGATGGTGGGGTTGTTCATGTTGGCCGGGACCGGCTGGCTGGAAACCCAGAACGCGGCGTTCGTGCTGGTGGTGTTGATGTGGCCGCTGGCGGCGATACTGGTCAAACGGCTGCATGACCGCAACAAAAGCGGCTGGTGGGCATTACTGCTGGTGGTGGCCTGGATGCTGGGCAACGGCAACTGGGCGATGCTGCCGCCGCTCGGTCAGTGGGGGCTGGGGCGTTTTCTGCCGACGTTGATTGCCGTGATGATGCTGCTGGATTGCGGCGCGTTTGTCGGTACGAGTGGCGCGAACCGTTTCGGACCGGCAGCGGAGCCGTTGCGGCTCCGCGCTTCCTGA
- a CDS encoding MIP/aquaporin family protein, with protein MSQSELSTLKGQCIAEFLGTGLLIFFGVGCVAALKLAGASLGLWEISIIWGLGVAMAIYLTAAISGAHLNPAVTIALWLFACFDGRKVLPYIVSQVAGAFCSAALVYGLYHNLFDNIEQTHNMVRGSVESLDLAGIFSTYPNPHISVLQAFLVETVITAILMCLILALTDDGNGIPRGPLAPLLIGILIAVIGASMGPLTGFAMNPARDAGPKLFAYFAGWGKIALTGGRDIPYILIPIFGPIVGACLGAFGYRSLIGRNLPCDVCATDTDTDTAASAQTRKV; from the coding sequence ATGAGTCAATCTGAACTTTCTACCCTTAAAGGCCAGTGCATTGCCGAGTTTCTCGGTACTGGCCTGTTGATTTTCTTTGGCGTTGGCTGTGTCGCGGCTCTGAAACTGGCAGGCGCCAGTCTGGGGCTATGGGAAATCAGCATTATTTGGGGGTTGGGTGTCGCGATGGCGATCTACCTGACCGCCGCGATTTCCGGCGCCCACCTCAATCCGGCGGTGACCATTGCCCTGTGGCTGTTTGCCTGCTTCGATGGCCGCAAGGTGCTACCTTACATCGTCTCACAGGTGGCCGGCGCGTTCTGCTCGGCCGCGCTGGTCTACGGCCTCTACCACAACCTGTTCGACAACATCGAGCAGACGCACAACATGGTGCGCGGCAGTGTGGAAAGCCTCGATCTGGCAGGCATCTTCTCCACCTACCCCAACCCGCACATTTCGGTGCTGCAGGCGTTTCTGGTGGAAACGGTCATCACCGCCATTCTGATGTGCCTGATTCTGGCGTTGACCGACGACGGCAACGGCATCCCGCGCGGGCCGCTGGCACCGCTGTTGATCGGTATTTTGATCGCGGTCATTGGCGCCTCCATGGGGCCGTTGACCGGATTTGCCATGAACCCGGCGCGTGATGCCGGTCCGAAGCTGTTTGCCTATTTCGCCGGCTGGGGCAAGATCGCGCTGACCGGCGGACGCGATATCCCTTATATACTGATACCGATTTTCGGCCCGATTGTCGGCGCCTGTCTGGGCGCATTTGGCTATCGCTCCCTGATTGGCCGCAACCTGCCCTGCGATGTCTGCGCCACAGACACAGATACCGACACGGCAGCGTCAGCTCAAACCCGTAAGGTCTAA
- the rraA gene encoding ribonuclease E activity regulator RraA: MKYDTSELCDIYHEEVNVVEPLFSNFGGRSSFGGKIITVKCFEDNGLLFDVLEENGSGRVLLVDGGGSVRRALVNAELARLATQNEWEGIVVYGAVRQVDDLSELDIGIQAMAATPAGAASEGIGETDIRVNFGGVTFFSGDHLYADNTGIILSEDPLDLE; this comes from the coding sequence ATGAAATACGATACTTCCGAACTGTGTGATATCTATCATGAAGAGGTCAATGTGGTTGAGCCTCTTTTCTCCAACTTTGGCGGGCGTAGTTCATTCGGCGGCAAAATCATCACGGTGAAATGCTTTGAGGATAATGGCCTGCTGTTCGACGTGCTGGAAGAAAACGGCAGCGGACGCGTGCTGCTGGTCGACGGCGGCGGCTCCGTTCGCCGGGCGCTGGTTAATGCTGAACTGGCGCGTCTGGCTACGCAGAACGAGTGGGAAGGCATCGTGGTGTACGGTGCGGTGCGTCAGGTCGACGACCTGTCGGAACTGGACATCGGCATTCAGGCGATGGCGGCGACCCCAGCGGGGGCGGCCAGTGAAGGCATCGGCGAAACCGATATCCGGGTGAATTTCGGCGGCGTGACCTTCTTCTCTGGTGACCATCTGTACGCCGACAATACCGGCATCATCCTGTCCGAAGATCCGCTCGATCTGGAATAA
- the glpX gene encoding class II fructose-bisphosphatase: MKRELAIEFSRVTEAAALAGYKWLGRGDKNAADNAAVQAMRIMLNQVDINGQIVIGEGEIDEAPMLYIGEQVGTGRGDAVDIAVDPIEGTRMTAMGQANALAVLAVGEQGTFLHAPDMYMEKLIVGPQAKGAIDLDRPLEDNLKRVAERLGKPLSELTVITLAKPRHDRVIADMQRLGVKVFAIPDGDVAASILTCMPESEVDVLYGIGGAPEGVISAAVIRALDGDMQGRLLARHQVKEDNAENRRLGEQELARCREMGIEAGKVLMLDDMARNDNVIFSATGITKGDLLNGISRRGNIATTETLLIRGKSRTIRRISSTHYLDRKDQALHAFLL, encoded by the coding sequence ATGAAACGTGAATTAGCCATCGAATTCTCCCGCGTTACCGAAGCGGCCGCGCTGGCCGGCTACAAATGGCTGGGCCGTGGCGATAAGAACGCCGCCGACAACGCCGCGGTGCAGGCGATGCGCATCATGCTCAATCAGGTCGACATCAACGGTCAAATCGTCATCGGCGAAGGTGAAATCGATGAAGCGCCGATGCTCTACATCGGCGAGCAGGTAGGCACTGGGCGCGGCGACGCGGTGGACATCGCCGTCGATCCGATCGAAGGCACTCGCATGACGGCGATGGGGCAGGCGAACGCGCTGGCGGTGCTGGCGGTAGGCGAACAGGGAACTTTCCTGCACGCGCCCGACATGTACATGGAAAAGCTGATTGTCGGCCCGCAGGCCAAAGGCGCTATCGACCTTGACCGCCCGCTGGAAGACAACCTGAAACGGGTAGCGGAACGATTGGGCAAGCCGCTCAGCGAACTGACCGTGATCACGCTGGCCAAACCGCGCCACGATCGGGTGATCGCCGACATGCAGCGACTGGGCGTAAAAGTGTTCGCCATTCCTGATGGAGACGTGGCCGCCTCAATTCTGACCTGCATGCCGGAAAGCGAGGTCGATGTGCTCTACGGCATCGGCGGCGCGCCGGAAGGTGTGATCTCGGCGGCGGTGATCCGCGCGCTGGATGGCGACATGCAGGGGCGTTTGCTGGCCCGTCATCAGGTGAAGGAAGACAATGCGGAAAACCGCCGGCTGGGCGAACAAGAGCTGGCGCGCTGCCGTGAAATGGGCATCGAAGCCGGCAAGGTGCTGATGCTGGACGACATGGCGCGCAACGACAACGTGATCTTTTCCGCCACCGGCATCACCAAGGGCGACCTGCTCAACGGCATTTCCCGCCGCGGCAACATCGCCACCACCGAAACGCTGCTGATCCGCGGCAAGTCGCGCACCATCCGCCGCATCAGTTCCACTCATTATCTGGACCGTAAAGATCAGGCGCTGCACGCCTTTCTGCTGTAG